One window from the genome of Musa acuminata AAA Group cultivar baxijiao chromosome BXJ1-4, Cavendish_Baxijiao_AAA, whole genome shotgun sequence encodes:
- the LOC103982228 gene encoding pentatricopeptide repeat-containing protein At1g79080, chloroplastic produces MTALLHSISAHPSSKPPDATVTRCKPRFLSHLPNLPSLSLNNGFSRVLASPPVALPPKDAASLSHPSWRNGKNESRIKEVRLHDAFLHLEHMVGKGHRPDAAQATQLVYDLCKSNKIRKAIRVMELMASSGTTPEPSTYTFLVNQLCKRGNVGYAMQLVDKMEEHGCPPTTIVYNSLVRGLCIHGNLQQSLQLLERLMHKGLIPNVFTYSFLLEAAYKERGADEAVRLLDEIIAKGGRPNLVSYNVLLTGFCKEGRLEDAMQFFRGLPSKGFRPNVVSYNILLRSLCYQGRWEEAEELLAEMGEKNCDPSIITYNILIGSLAYHGRTEQAVDILEEMARNGFKPVAASYNPIIARFCKEGKLDMVLECLDMMHRHCTPNEGTYNAIAVLCEEGKVEDAFSILQSLGNKQNASMNDFYRNVISFLCKKGNTFAAFQLLHETTKHGFTPDSYTNSSLIRGLCIEGMLDEAIELFKVMEENGNKPDIDNYNSLILGLCKAQRTDLSFDIYESMIEKGYVPNETTYTILVEGLAHEDEADLAAEVLKELYSRNIVSQNTMERITMQYDLD; encoded by the coding sequence ATGACAGCCCTTCTTCACTCCATCTCCGCCCACCCGAGCTCCAAACCCCCGGACGCCACCGTCACCAGATGTAAGCCACGCTTCCTCTCCCATCTCCCAAACCTCCCTTCTCTCTCCCTCAACAATGGCTTCTCCAGGGTCTTGGCCTCGCCCCCCGTCGCCCTCCCCCCTAAGGACGCCGCCTCCTTGTCCCACCCCAGCTGGAGGAACGGCAAGAAcgaatcgagaatcaaggaggtcCGGCTCCACGACGCCTTCCTTCACCTGGAGCACATGGTGGGGAAGGGGCACAGGCCCGACGCCGCCCAGGCCACTCAACTCGTCTACGATCTCTGTAAGTCCAACAAGATCCGGAAGGCCATTCGCGTCATGGAGCTGATGGCCAGCTCTGGAACCACCCCCGAACCCTCCACCTACACCTTCCTCGTGAATCAGCTGTGCAAGAGGGGCAACGTCGGGTACGCGATGCAGTTGGTTGATAAAATGGAGGAGCATGGGTGCCCCCCCACCACCATCGTCTACAATTCCCTGGTCAGGGGCCTCTGCATCCACGGCAATCTGCAGCAGAGCTTGCAGCTTTTGGAGAGACTGATGCACAAGGGGCTCATCCCCAATGTGTTCACTTACTCTTTCTTGCTCGAAGCAGCCTACAAAGAGAGAGGGGCGGATGAGGCGGTGAGGCTACTGGATGAGATCATCGCCAAAGGCGGGAGGCCTAATCTCGTCAGTTACAATGTTCTTCTTACTGGATTCTGCAAGGAAGGTCGGTTGGAGGACGCAATGCAGTTCTTCAGGGGGTTGCCATCCAAGGGTTTTCGACCAAATGTCGTCAGCTACAATATTCTTTTAAGGAGTCTGTGTTACCAAGGGCGGTGGGAGGAGGCAGAGGAGCTCTTGGCTGAGATGGGCGAGAAGAATTGCGACCCTAGCATCATAACATACAATATCTTGATCGGTTCACTCGCTTATCATGGTCGGACGGAACAAGCAGTTGACATCTTGGAGGAGATGGCAAGGAATGGGTTTAAGCCCGTAGCCGCGAGCTATAACCCCATAATTGCTCGGTTCTGCAAGGAGGGAAAACTGGACATGGTTCTCGAATGCCTGGACATGATGCATAGGCATTGTACTCCTAATGAAGGCACTTACAATGCAATCGCGGTGCTCTGTGAAGAAGGGAAGGTGGAAGATGCATTCTCCATATTGCAAAGCTTGGGCAATAAGCAGAATGCTTCCATGAATGACTTCTACCGAAATGTGATATCATTCTTGTGTAAGAAAGGGAACACCTTTGCTGCTTTCCAGTTACTGCATGAGACGACAAAACATGGATTTACTCCTGATTCATACACCAATTCCTCCTTGATCAGAGGTCTTTGCATCGAGGGCATGCTGGATGAAGCCATTGAGCTCTTCAAAGTGATGGAGGAAAATGGTAATAAGCCTGATATAGACAACTACAACTCACTTATTCTTGGATTGTGCAAGGCTCAGCGGACAGACCTGTCATTTGATATATATGAATCAATGATCGAGAAAGGTTATGTGCCTAATGAAACAACATACACTATCCTGGTTGAAGGACTTGCTCATGAGGATGAAGCAGATTTGGCTGCAGAGGTGTTGAAAGAGTTGTACTCTAGAAACATTGTGAGCCAAAATACCATGGAGAGGATCACTATGCAATATGACTTGGACTGA